A part of Streptantibioticus cattleyicolor NRRL 8057 = DSM 46488 genomic DNA contains:
- a CDS encoding chitinase, which translates to MAVRFARLLALAAALAVSWALPAPTPAAAAPADTCAPQQRPAGPVLQGYWENWDGAAGGVHPGLGWIPVTDSRIQAHGYNVLNAAFPVILSDGTVEWNTGMDTGVQVPTPAEICQAKAAGQTVLLSIGGAAAGIDLSSSAVADRFVQTVVPILKADNFDGIDIDIETGLVGSGDINQLSTSQANLERIIDGVLAQMPPGFGLTMAPETAYVTGGSVTYGSIWGAYLPVIKKYMDNGRLWWLNMQYYNGSMYGCAGDSYGAGTVQGFTAQTDCLDAGLVVQGTTIRVPYDHQVPGLPAQPGAGGGYMTPDQVSQAYGGYNGRLKGLMDWSVNWDGSKGWTFGDNVKALQGR; encoded by the coding sequence ATGGCCGTCCGTTTCGCACGCCTGCTCGCCCTCGCCGCCGCCCTCGCCGTCAGCTGGGCGTTACCCGCGCCAACTCCCGCCGCCGCAGCCCCGGCCGACACCTGCGCCCCGCAGCAGCGTCCGGCCGGCCCCGTCCTCCAGGGCTACTGGGAGAACTGGGACGGCGCCGCGGGCGGTGTCCACCCCGGACTCGGCTGGATCCCGGTCACCGACAGCCGGATCCAGGCCCACGGCTACAACGTGCTGAACGCCGCCTTCCCGGTGATCCTCTCCGACGGCACCGTGGAGTGGAACACCGGCATGGACACCGGCGTCCAGGTCCCCACCCCCGCCGAGATCTGCCAGGCCAAGGCGGCCGGCCAGACGGTGCTCCTCTCCATCGGCGGCGCCGCGGCCGGCATCGACCTCAGCTCCAGCGCGGTGGCCGACCGCTTCGTGCAGACCGTGGTGCCGATCCTGAAGGCCGACAACTTCGACGGCATCGACATCGACATCGAGACCGGCCTGGTCGGCAGCGGCGACATCAACCAGCTCTCCACCTCGCAGGCCAACCTGGAGCGCATCATCGACGGCGTACTGGCCCAGATGCCGCCCGGGTTCGGCCTGACCATGGCCCCCGAGACCGCCTACGTCACCGGCGGCAGCGTCACCTACGGTTCCATCTGGGGCGCCTACCTGCCGGTCATCAAGAAGTACATGGACAACGGCCGCCTGTGGTGGCTCAACATGCAGTACTACAACGGCAGCATGTACGGCTGCGCCGGCGACTCCTACGGGGCGGGAACGGTCCAGGGGTTCACCGCGCAGACCGACTGCCTCGACGCCGGCCTGGTGGTCCAGGGCACCACCATCCGCGTCCCCTACGACCACCAGGTCCCCGGACTGCCCGCCCAACCCGGCGCGGGCGGCGGGTATATGACGCCGGATCAGGTAAGTCAGGCGTACGGCGGCTACAACGGCCGGCTGAAGGGCCTGATGGACTGGTCCGTCAACTGGGACGGTTCGAAGGGGTGGACCTTCGGCGACAACGTCAAGGCGCTCCAGGGCCGCTGA
- a CDS encoding TetR/AcrR family transcriptional regulator encodes MSRKQMVRPGGRSARVQASVHTAVRELLSEAGRDALTVPLVAQRAGVTPSTIYRRWGDLQELLSDVAVERLRPDTAPDDHGDLFRDLTAWAEQFLDEMASPSGRAYIRDALLGDPDGGNAGQCSAYAAEQIDTILTRAAGRDEDTPRTETVVDRVVAPLMYRILFRPAGLDTAYAHRLVAELLDPCGESGERPGTAISGPGAP; translated from the coding sequence ATGAGCCGCAAGCAGATGGTCCGCCCCGGCGGGCGCAGCGCCCGGGTCCAGGCGTCGGTGCACACCGCCGTCCGCGAACTGCTCTCCGAGGCGGGCCGCGACGCGCTCACCGTGCCGCTCGTCGCCCAGCGTGCCGGGGTCACCCCCTCCACGATCTACCGGCGCTGGGGCGACCTGCAAGAACTGCTCTCGGACGTCGCCGTGGAACGCCTCCGCCCCGACACCGCACCCGACGACCACGGCGACCTGTTCCGCGATCTGACGGCCTGGGCCGAGCAGTTCCTCGACGAGATGGCCTCGCCGTCGGGCCGTGCCTACATCCGCGACGCACTCCTCGGCGATCCGGACGGCGGCAACGCCGGACAGTGCTCGGCCTACGCCGCCGAGCAGATCGACACCATCCTCACCCGCGCCGCCGGCCGCGACGAGGACACCCCCCGCACCGAGACCGTTGTCGACCGGGTCGTCGCCCCCCTGATGTACCGCATCCTCTTCCGTCCCGCCGGGCTCGACACCGCCTACGCGCACCGGCTCGTCGCCGAACTCCTCGACCCGTGCGGGGAGTCCGGCGAACGACCGGGCACCGCGATCAGCGGCCCTGGAGCGCCTTGA
- a CDS encoding amidase translates to MRPYELSLAAAAEAIRAGKLSPVELVDSVLDRIEQVEPHLNAYVTVTAERARKAAREAGAVRPHGPLHGIPMALKDLIDVAGAATTASSRVRAGHRAEADSTVAARLTAAGAVLVGKAHTHEFAYGLTTPQTNNAWDHGRVAGGSSGGSAVAVASGAATFALGTDTGGSIRVPAALNGVVGLKPTYGLVPRHGVTSLSWSLDHVGPITRTVEDAALVLDALTGHDPRDPASLAVPAVDHRPGTATDLTGVRVGVPRNYYFDHVDAEVEAAVRHAIGRLEDLGARLVGIDVPMTRYIQATQWGLMVAEATAYHEGTVRTVPELYQDDVRVLLEAGELMSAGDYLRAQRSRTLMRQEWARLLREVDVIAAPTVPTTAVKAGEETITWSDGTIEAVSDAYVRLSAPANITGIPALSVPVGHDTQGLPIGMQLLGRPLGERALLRVGHAYERTQPVRALAPVA, encoded by the coding sequence ATGCGGCCGTATGAACTGTCCCTGGCGGCAGCCGCCGAAGCGATCCGGGCGGGGAAGCTCTCCCCCGTCGAGCTGGTGGACTCGGTCCTGGACCGCATCGAGCAGGTGGAACCGCACCTCAACGCCTACGTCACCGTCACCGCGGAACGCGCCCGGAAGGCGGCGCGGGAGGCCGGGGCGGTCCGTCCGCACGGGCCGCTGCACGGCATACCCATGGCGCTGAAGGACCTGATCGACGTGGCCGGAGCGGCCACCACGGCCAGCTCCCGGGTCCGCGCCGGCCACCGCGCGGAGGCCGACAGCACGGTCGCCGCACGCCTGACGGCTGCCGGCGCCGTCCTGGTCGGCAAGGCGCACACCCACGAGTTCGCCTACGGCCTGACCACCCCGCAGACCAACAACGCCTGGGACCACGGCCGGGTCGCCGGCGGTTCCAGCGGCGGGTCCGCCGTCGCCGTCGCCTCGGGCGCCGCGACCTTCGCCCTGGGCACCGACACCGGCGGTTCGATCCGGGTGCCCGCCGCGCTCAACGGGGTCGTCGGCCTCAAGCCGACCTACGGCCTCGTCCCCCGCCACGGCGTCACCTCCCTGTCCTGGTCGCTGGACCACGTCGGCCCGATCACCCGCACCGTCGAGGACGCCGCGCTGGTCCTCGACGCCCTGACCGGACACGACCCGCGCGACCCCGCCTCACTGGCCGTCCCCGCCGTCGACCACCGTCCGGGGACGGCCACGGACCTGACCGGGGTACGCGTCGGGGTGCCGCGCAACTACTACTTCGACCATGTCGACGCCGAGGTGGAGGCCGCCGTCCGGCACGCCATCGGGCGGCTGGAGGACCTCGGCGCACGGCTCGTCGGGATCGACGTCCCGATGACCCGCTACATCCAGGCGACCCAGTGGGGGCTGATGGTGGCGGAGGCCACCGCCTACCACGAGGGCACCGTGCGCACCGTCCCCGAGCTGTACCAGGACGACGTCCGCGTCCTGCTGGAGGCCGGCGAGCTGATGTCCGCCGGGGACTACCTGCGTGCCCAGCGCTCCCGCACGCTGATGCGGCAGGAGTGGGCCCGCCTGCTGCGGGAGGTCGACGTGATCGCCGCCCCGACGGTCCCGACGACCGCGGTGAAGGCCGGCGAGGAGACGATCACCTGGTCCGACGGCACGATCGAGGCGGTCTCCGACGCCTACGTGCGCCTTTCCGCCCCCGCCAACATCACCGGGATACCCGCCCTGTCGGTTCCGGTCGGCCACGACACGCAAGGGCTGCCGATCGGCATGCAGTTGCTCGGCCGGCCGCTCGGGGAACGCGCGCTTCTGCGGGTGGGCCACGCCTACGAGCGGACGCAGCCCGTCCGCGCGCTCGCGCCGGTGGCCTGA
- a CDS encoding MBL fold metallo-hydrolase, which translates to MHNSPLTSWTVGDITVHRVDETPLPPATGPWLLPDATPEVVTAQDWLHPHFADHEGVLRIDSHSFAFVTGGRRVLVDTGIGNGKERANPAWHDLRTDFLERLTAAGFPPDSVDLVILTHLHADHVGWNTREANGDWVPTFPNSRYLTSRTEREFWAGYDMDEARAQMFRDSVIPVERAGLLDLVDVPAEGVEVAPGVRLLPTPGHTPGHVAVELTSRGETALITGDCVHHPVQFAHPAIGACVDIDPRRSEATRRELFGSLAGTGTLVLGTHFAPPTAGHVVADQDTYRLLPSNSAEGHDG; encoded by the coding sequence ATGCACAACAGCCCCCTCACCTCCTGGACCGTGGGCGACATCACCGTCCACCGCGTCGACGAGACCCCGCTGCCGCCCGCGACCGGACCCTGGCTGCTGCCCGACGCCACCCCCGAGGTGGTCACCGCACAGGACTGGCTCCACCCCCACTTCGCCGACCACGAAGGCGTCCTGCGGATCGACAGCCACAGCTTCGCCTTCGTCACCGGCGGGCGGCGCGTCCTCGTCGACACCGGCATCGGCAACGGCAAGGAACGGGCCAACCCCGCCTGGCACGACCTGCGCACCGACTTCCTGGAGCGCCTCACCGCCGCCGGATTCCCCCCGGACTCCGTCGATCTGGTGATCCTCACCCACCTGCACGCCGACCACGTCGGCTGGAACACCCGTGAGGCGAACGGCGATTGGGTCCCCACCTTCCCCAACTCCCGTTACCTCACCTCCCGTACCGAGCGGGAGTTCTGGGCCGGGTACGACATGGACGAGGCGCGCGCGCAGATGTTCCGCGACTCGGTGATTCCGGTCGAGCGGGCGGGTCTGCTGGACCTCGTCGACGTCCCGGCCGAGGGCGTGGAGGTGGCACCCGGCGTGCGTCTGCTGCCCACCCCCGGCCACACCCCCGGACACGTCGCCGTCGAACTGACCAGTCGGGGTGAGACGGCGCTGATCACCGGGGACTGCGTCCACCACCCGGTCCAGTTCGCCCACCCCGCCATCGGCGCCTGCGTCGACATCGACCCGCGGCGCTCCGAGGCCACCCGCCGTGAGCTGTTCGGGTCCCTTGCCGGTACCGGCACCCTCGTCCTCGGCACCCACTTCGCACCGCCCACCGCCGGCCACGTCGTCGCCGACCAGGACACCTACCGGCTGCTGCCCTCCAACTCGGCCGAGGGCCACGACGGGTAG
- a CDS encoding FAD-dependent oxidoreductase, giving the protein MDIDMDVDVVVIGAGVIGLTSALRLQHGGLRVAVVAADPPLASTSAVAAAVWYPSGMAEDARVAAWAAATFAEFTRQAADGVPGVSMRPTRMLAHRRAGAEAPWWAAGVPDLRRVGSAELAPPYRDGWEFTAPAVEMPLYLPWLLDRFHEGGGVLVLQRLGSLGAASGRAPAVVNASGLGARELCGDPAVHPVRGQLVLVRNPGLRRSLRVQDDPAGYVYVHPRSTDVVLGGTFDADRWDATADPEVSRAILRRCAALAPELRDAQVIDHRSGLRPARRGGIRLETDLCSLPGTRLVHNYGHGGAGVTLCWGCADTTAALVGTAVS; this is encoded by the coding sequence ATGGACATCGACATGGACGTTGACGTGGTGGTGATCGGCGCCGGGGTGATCGGCCTGACCTCGGCGCTGCGCCTGCAACACGGGGGGTTGCGGGTGGCGGTGGTGGCCGCCGATCCGCCGCTGGCCTCGACATCGGCCGTGGCGGCGGCCGTGTGGTATCCGTCCGGCATGGCCGAGGACGCGCGGGTGGCGGCGTGGGCGGCGGCCACCTTCGCCGAGTTCACGCGGCAGGCCGCCGACGGCGTGCCGGGGGTGTCGATGCGTCCGACGCGTATGCTGGCGCACCGCCGGGCGGGCGCGGAGGCGCCGTGGTGGGCGGCGGGCGTACCGGATCTGCGGCGGGTCGGCTCCGCGGAGTTGGCGCCGCCGTACCGGGACGGCTGGGAGTTCACCGCCCCCGCCGTGGAGATGCCGTTGTATCTGCCGTGGCTGCTCGACCGGTTCCACGAGGGCGGTGGGGTCCTCGTCCTCCAGCGGCTCGGCTCGCTGGGTGCGGCCTCCGGTCGGGCACCCGCCGTGGTCAACGCCTCGGGGCTCGGCGCCCGGGAGCTGTGCGGCGACCCGGCGGTGCACCCGGTACGCGGCCAGCTCGTCCTGGTCCGCAACCCCGGTCTGCGCCGCTCGCTGCGGGTCCAGGACGACCCCGCCGGTTACGTCTACGTCCACCCCCGCAGCACCGATGTCGTCCTCGGCGGCACGTTCGACGCCGACCGCTGGGATGCCACCGCCGACCCGGAGGTCTCCCGCGCCATCCTGCGCCGCTGCGCCGCGCTCGCCCCCGAACTGCGCGACGCCCAGGTCATCGACCACCGCAGCGGCCTGCGTCCCGCACGCCGTGGTGGCATCCGCCTCGAAACCGATCTCTGCTCCCTGCCCGGCACCCGCCTCGTCCACAACTACGGCCACGGCGGCGCCGGGGTCACCCTGTGCTGGGGGTGCGCCGACACCACCGCCGCCCTGGTCGGCACGGCGGTGTCATGA
- a CDS encoding LysR family transcriptional regulator yields the protein MRYFAGLAEELSFTRAARRLHIAQPALSQQIKALERQLGVRLVERDSKGCALTAVGAVVAAEAHRVLEQVAAADARIAAAVQGRQGRLRIAYTRSARGGVADALILAFRDRHPEVEVGLQTGWTAHNVAELLAGRLDAAFVRPPLDVPELACHVLAEEELLLAVPADHPLAATRTRVSRRRIRDEPVVLWPRENGPGMHDRITGQLWPGHRPRIVREEPDDEQLLMAVAAGYGIAPIPEGRARTFRIPGVRLRRLTAPTPTVALGLAHNPDTASPAVRLLLAVAGPDGVG from the coding sequence ATGCGCTATTTCGCCGGTCTCGCCGAGGAGTTGAGCTTCACCCGCGCGGCTCGGCGGCTGCACATCGCGCAGCCCGCGCTGAGCCAGCAGATCAAGGCCCTGGAACGGCAGCTCGGCGTCCGGCTGGTGGAACGTGACAGCAAGGGGTGCGCGCTGACCGCGGTCGGCGCGGTGGTGGCCGCGGAGGCGCACCGGGTGCTGGAGCAGGTGGCCGCGGCCGACGCGCGGATCGCCGCCGCGGTCCAGGGGCGCCAGGGACGGCTGCGCATCGCGTACACCCGGTCCGCGCGCGGTGGTGTGGCCGACGCGCTGATCCTCGCGTTCCGCGACCGCCATCCCGAGGTGGAGGTGGGACTGCAGACCGGCTGGACCGCGCACAACGTCGCCGAACTCCTCGCCGGGCGGCTGGACGCCGCGTTCGTCCGGCCGCCGCTCGACGTCCCCGAACTCGCCTGCCACGTCCTGGCCGAGGAGGAGCTGCTGCTGGCCGTCCCCGCCGACCACCCGCTGGCCGCCACCCGTACCAGGGTCAGCCGGCGCCGCATCCGTGACGAACCGGTCGTCCTGTGGCCCCGGGAGAACGGCCCCGGCATGCACGACCGCATCACCGGACAGCTGTGGCCCGGCCATCGCCCCCGCATCGTCCGCGAAGAACCCGACGACGAACAGCTGTTGATGGCCGTGGCCGCCGGGTACGGCATAGCACCGATCCCGGAGGGCCGGGCCCGCACGTTCCGCATCCCCGGCGTCCGGCTGCGCCGGCTGACCGCGCCGACCCCCACCGTCGCCCTCGGCCTGGCCCACAACCCGGACACCGCCTCCCCGGCCGTACGGCTCCTGCTGGCCGTCGCCGGCCCGGACGGTGTGGGGTGA
- a CDS encoding DMT family transporter yields MRQRWPGVWAVCAVVAAALFWSSSYAVTKRVLDDVGPLGIGAVRFTLATGLLGVIVRLKRRRPARPDARQRRLLLLSGLLGITVYFVLENIGVDLSTASDASLIVATYPLMTMVLELVVFRVRMPLPRVTGVLMATVGAFLVVRNGAQEGGGSRWLGDVLLLLGGLAWAGYNVLGKRAGAGQDAVGVTYYQTLAGAAGFLLASPLEAGNWRVPGATASALLVYLAVACSVGGFLLYNYGLRRMASSVAVNILNLVPVFGVIGAVAINGESIRPAQAAGGAVIIAGVALGMVERGRKTTTAPDARDSEPPRTATTRTARTS; encoded by the coding sequence ATGCGGCAGCGGTGGCCCGGGGTGTGGGCGGTGTGCGCTGTGGTGGCGGCCGCGCTTTTCTGGAGCAGTTCGTACGCGGTGACCAAGAGGGTGCTGGACGACGTCGGGCCGTTGGGTATCGGTGCCGTCCGGTTCACCCTCGCCACCGGGCTGCTGGGTGTGATCGTGCGGTTGAAGCGGCGTCGCCCGGCCCGGCCGGACGCCCGTCAGCGGCGGCTGTTGCTGCTGAGCGGGCTCCTCGGCATCACCGTCTACTTCGTCTTGGAGAACATCGGCGTCGACCTGTCCACCGCGTCCGACGCGTCGTTGATCGTGGCCACGTACCCGCTGATGACGATGGTGCTCGAACTTGTCGTCTTCCGTGTCCGGATGCCCTTGCCGCGGGTGACGGGCGTGCTGATGGCGACCGTCGGTGCCTTCCTCGTGGTACGCAACGGCGCGCAGGAGGGCGGTGGTTCGCGCTGGCTTGGGGATGTCCTGCTGCTGCTCGGCGGGTTGGCGTGGGCCGGATACAACGTGCTCGGCAAGCGGGCGGGCGCCGGGCAGGACGCCGTGGGGGTCACGTACTACCAGACGCTGGCGGGCGCGGCCGGCTTTCTGCTCGCGTCGCCGCTGGAGGCCGGTAACTGGCGGGTGCCGGGGGCGACCGCCTCGGCGCTCCTGGTCTACCTGGCCGTTGCCTGCTCGGTCGGCGGCTTCCTGCTCTACAACTACGGGCTGCGCAGGATGGCGTCGAGCGTCGCGGTGAACATCCTCAACCTCGTCCCGGTCTTCGGTGTCATCGGTGCCGTGGCGATCAACGGTGAGTCCATCCGGCCGGCCCAGGCGGCGGGCGGTGCCGTCATCATCGCCGGGGTGGCCCTCGGCATGGTCGAACGCGGGCGGAAGACCACGACGGCGCCGGACGCACGCGACAGCGAACCTCCGAGGACGGCGACCACACGGACCGCCCGCACCTCCTGA
- a CDS encoding Lrp/AsnC family transcriptional regulator, which produces MDELDSALLRMLQEDGRRTNREMAQALGIAPSTCLERIRSLRQRGILTGFHADVDLAAIGRGLQAVIAVRVRPPTRSAIEAFQSFLERMPEVISVFVLTGNDDFLIHVAVRDTDHLHAVVLDKLTKRPELADVRTSVVYGHMRRKVVGPA; this is translated from the coding sequence ATGGACGAACTAGATTCGGCGCTGCTGCGCATGCTCCAGGAAGACGGTCGGCGCACCAACCGCGAAATGGCCCAGGCCCTCGGCATCGCCCCGTCCACCTGCCTGGAACGCATCCGATCCCTGCGCCAACGCGGCATCCTCACCGGCTTCCACGCCGACGTCGACCTCGCCGCCATAGGCCGCGGCCTCCAGGCCGTCATCGCCGTCCGCGTCCGTCCCCCGACCCGCTCCGCGATCGAGGCCTTCCAAAGCTTCCTCGAACGCATGCCCGAGGTCATCTCCGTCTTCGTCCTCACCGGCAACGACGACTTCCTCATCCACGTTGCCGTCCGCGACACCGACCACCTGCACGCGGTCGTCCTCGACAAGCTGACGAAACGCCCGGAGCTGGCGGATGTGCGGACGTCGGTGGTGTACGGGCACATGCGGAGGAAAGTCGTCGGTCCGGCGTGA
- a CDS encoding alpha/beta fold hydrolase produces the protein MEYTTTHDGVRIAYDVQGDGASTLVLLAGQANSHRWWDGVRDDFHGVRRTVALDYRGTGESDKPDTPYSTEVFARDVIAVLDALGVDRADVYGTSMGGRVAQQLAARHPDRVGALVLGCTSPGGPHGVERGDDVRKSLARPQPQARRALLELMYTPDWLATRPGPYHTLGDPGMPAHARRRHLAASDRHDTWDLLPGITAPTLVLHGSDDLLNPTANALLLAHRIPGARLHLIPGARHAYFEEFRSVASPLVLDFLATVP, from the coding sequence ATGGAGTACACCACGACGCACGACGGGGTGCGGATCGCGTACGACGTCCAGGGTGACGGGGCGTCGACGCTGGTGCTGCTGGCGGGGCAGGCGAACAGTCATCGCTGGTGGGACGGGGTACGTGACGACTTCCACGGTGTGCGCAGGACCGTCGCGCTGGACTACCGGGGTACGGGGGAGAGCGACAAGCCCGACACGCCTTACAGCACCGAGGTGTTCGCGCGGGATGTGATCGCCGTGCTGGACGCACTCGGTGTGGACCGGGCCGATGTGTACGGTACGTCCATGGGCGGACGGGTGGCCCAGCAGTTGGCGGCGCGCCATCCGGACCGGGTGGGCGCGCTGGTACTCGGCTGCACGTCGCCCGGCGGCCCGCACGGCGTCGAACGCGGCGACGACGTCCGCAAGTCGCTGGCGCGACCGCAACCGCAGGCGCGGCGGGCCCTGTTGGAGCTGATGTACACCCCCGACTGGCTGGCGACCCGTCCCGGCCCGTACCACACGCTCGGCGACCCGGGCATGCCCGCCCACGCGCGCCGCCGCCACCTCGCCGCCAGCGACCGGCACGACACGTGGGACCTCCTGCCCGGCATCACGGCACCCACTCTCGTCCTGCACGGAAGCGACGACCTGCTCAACCCCACCGCCAACGCGCTCCTGCTCGCGCACCGCATCCCCGGCGCCCGGCTGCACCTGATCCCCGGAGCACGCCACGCCTACTTCGAGGAGTTCCGGTCCGTCGCGAGCCCGCTCGTGCTGGACTTCCTCGCCACGGTGCCGTAG
- a CDS encoding LysR family transcriptional regulator, whose product MDLTVWRTFVTVCRLGSLSAAAAELHHTQSAVSRQIAGLERRLGVPLVRRHARGIRPTPAGEVFQRHALATLREADRAVRAVRDVRDGAFVRPLAVGATPSLAAGVVPQAIRGLLEQAGPVRWNLLPGLSGRLHDQVIAGNLDVAVVTDAPPGVPHDQRVERRFLALDEMVVVLPIGHPRAGEDPVRIEALADEVWVEDNDGSAALLRQHAARAGVDVRIDLTAADLHGKLALVATGHAIALVPGMLRCALRADVTTVSLVDAPTRGIHVLTPHRDPHPSAGVLLDQLAAACGTEGRVRGG is encoded by the coding sequence ATGGACCTGACTGTCTGGCGGACCTTCGTGACCGTCTGCCGCCTCGGATCGCTGTCCGCGGCAGCCGCCGAACTCCATCACACGCAGTCGGCGGTCTCCCGGCAGATCGCCGGGCTGGAGCGACGGCTCGGCGTGCCGCTGGTGCGACGCCACGCGCGCGGCATACGGCCGACCCCGGCCGGTGAGGTGTTCCAGCGCCACGCCCTGGCCACGCTCAGGGAGGCCGACCGCGCGGTGCGCGCCGTACGGGACGTGCGCGACGGTGCGTTCGTCCGTCCGCTGGCCGTCGGCGCGACGCCGTCCCTGGCCGCCGGGGTCGTCCCGCAGGCGATCCGCGGCCTGCTGGAGCAGGCGGGACCCGTCCGGTGGAATCTGCTGCCCGGCCTCAGCGGCCGACTGCACGACCAGGTGATCGCCGGCAACCTCGATGTCGCCGTCGTCACGGACGCGCCACCAGGGGTACCCCATGACCAGCGGGTCGAGCGACGGTTCCTGGCGTTGGACGAGATGGTCGTCGTGCTGCCTATCGGCCACCCCCGGGCGGGAGAGGACCCGGTACGCATCGAGGCGCTGGCCGACGAGGTCTGGGTCGAGGACAACGACGGCTCGGCGGCGCTGCTGCGCCAGCACGCCGCCCGCGCGGGGGTCGACGTCCGCATCGACCTGACCGCGGCCGACCTCCACGGCAAGCTGGCCCTGGTCGCGACGGGCCACGCCATCGCGCTGGTGCCCGGGATGCTGCGGTGCGCGCTGCGGGCCGATGTGACCACGGTGTCCCTGGTCGATGCCCCGACCCGCGGCATCCACGTCCTCACCCCACACCGCGACCCGCACCCCTCCGCGGGCGTCCTGCTCGATCAGTTGGCGGCGGCCTGCGGTACGGAAGGCCGCGTACGCGGCGGGTGA
- a CDS encoding nuclear transport factor 2 family protein, translating into MTTSHTIAVLGLGRMGGAIAARLAAQDWDVVGWTRSGRHTSGAVGTAGDPNDAVAKADVVILALFDGPACRQVTDAVRDSLRTDTVVLNTSTIAPAEAARLARELGPCYVHAPVLGSVPAAAAGALRILAAADHDTFGRVEPVLEALGAVRRVGDAATAAALKLIANNSLTGTVLALRDALRQADALGLPRAEVLDVLELGPLGAFVSRKRAFLDGQHALPPAEFTIGALAKDMELLAGASHVPTRNAAAPADDPEADIAVAATVPAPPDTVLEPLRAYIRGHATGDPGHFRDAFWPTAHIEGVRDGAFVSWRLDDYCALFSGHPAPDEAARTRRIDSLDVHGTVATATMTLHHGPDTFTDVFLLVRVDDKWRIANKAYHRHV; encoded by the coding sequence ATGACCACATCGCACACGATCGCCGTGCTCGGTCTGGGCCGCATGGGCGGCGCGATCGCGGCCCGGCTCGCCGCTCAGGACTGGGACGTCGTCGGCTGGACGCGTTCGGGACGACACACATCGGGTGCCGTCGGGACGGCCGGCGACCCCAACGACGCCGTGGCCAAGGCCGACGTCGTGATCCTGGCGCTGTTCGACGGGCCGGCTTGCCGGCAGGTCACCGACGCCGTCCGCGACTCGTTGCGGACCGACACGGTCGTGCTGAACACCAGCACCATCGCCCCGGCCGAGGCGGCGCGGCTGGCCCGGGAGCTGGGCCCGTGCTACGTCCACGCGCCCGTCCTCGGCTCCGTTCCCGCTGCCGCCGCCGGGGCCCTGCGGATCCTCGCCGCCGCCGACCACGACACGTTCGGCCGGGTCGAACCGGTCCTCGAAGCACTCGGTGCCGTGCGCCGCGTCGGCGACGCCGCCACCGCCGCCGCGCTCAAGCTGATCGCCAACAACTCGCTCACCGGCACCGTCCTCGCCCTGCGTGACGCGTTGCGTCAAGCCGACGCCCTGGGCCTGCCCCGCGCCGAGGTGCTCGACGTCCTCGAACTCGGCCCGCTCGGCGCGTTCGTCTCCCGCAAGCGGGCCTTCCTCGACGGTCAACACGCTTTGCCCCCAGCCGAGTTCACGATCGGCGCGCTCGCCAAGGACATGGAGCTGCTGGCCGGCGCGTCACACGTCCCGACGCGGAACGCCGCCGCCCCCGCCGACGATCCGGAAGCCGACATCGCCGTCGCCGCCACGGTCCCCGCCCCGCCGGACACCGTACTGGAACCCCTGCGCGCCTACATCCGAGGCCACGCCACGGGCGACCCCGGACACTTCCGCGACGCCTTCTGGCCCACCGCCCACATCGAGGGCGTCCGCGACGGTGCCTTCGTCTCCTGGCGCCTGGACGACTACTGCGCCCTCTTCTCCGGCCACCCCGCCCCCGACGAAGCGGCCCGCACCCGCCGCATCGACTCCCTCGACGTCCACGGCACCGTCGCCACCGCGACCATGACCCTCCACCACGGGCCGGACACCTTCACCGACGTCTTCCTGCTGGTGCGCGTCGACGACAAATGGCGCATCGCCAACAAGGCATACCACCGGCACGTCTGA